A part of Penaeus vannamei isolate JL-2024 chromosome 1, ASM4276789v1, whole genome shotgun sequence genomic DNA contains:
- the LOC138862751 gene encoding uncharacterized protein, which produces MRIIGLIASLYTGPESAVSWTKTKIQDFGDLLGELVRSLHVCGKDIEVTESFTYLGSVVHNSRLSDQEVSRWIDLVVRVMNSLDKSIWRCRYLCRRTKLCVFRVQIIPVLLYGSETRILSCALESRLDAFCIRSLRWIMGYYMQNHVSNQWLHCETGTGPITCTIRDRQLRLYGHMAHFP; this is translated from the exons atgaggattattggactaatagcaagtctgtatactggtccTGAAAGTGCT gtctcctggaccaagaccaagatccaggactttggggacttattAGGAGAACTTGTTAGGTCACTACATGTTTGCGGCAAggatattgaagtcacagagagctttacataccttggtagtgtggttcataactctaggctgtcagaccaagaagtcagcagatggattgacCTGGTAgtaagggtcatgaactctcttgacaagagtatttggagatgccggtacctgtgcagaaggaccaagttatgTGTCTTCAGGGTCcagataataccagttttgctatatggtagtgaaactaggatattatcctgtgccttggagtctcgtcttgatgccttttgtattaggtccttgcgctggatcatggggtactataTGCAGAACCACGTGTCTaaccaatggttgcactgtgagactggcacaggacctattacctgcacaatccgtgatcgccaactcaggctatacggccacatGGCTCACTTTCcttag